Proteins encoded in a region of the Myxococcales bacterium genome:
- a CDS encoding serine/threonine protein kinase, giving the protein MTGGVVRSPRGFNYLIGNLIGDGSFGAVFECVGPFDQQFALKVFQPANRAYADVREEWMREAERLYRLRHPNIVYVFDFFEAGGLFYLVLERCDHALEDMIGTPFTDRLVVEMMRQLLFAVQYLADNELVHNDLHAGNILVVQGEKLTCKISDLGIAQEMYGQHAVRPTVVHHRIMAPEVLASGYTTKQSDLYQLGMLMFAMHTGEYPIEFSAGYDEVMHQIKEGAPRARAAALGTPIGQITSVMLRRHEQYRYTSPGQVWEDLRRLDVWSDERGPRSRPGD; this is encoded by the coding sequence ATGACCGGAGGGGTCGTCCGTTCGCCCCGGGGCTTCAATTATCTGATCGGTAACCTGATCGGGGATGGCTCCTTTGGTGCCGTGTTCGAGTGTGTGGGGCCGTTCGATCAGCAGTTTGCGCTCAAGGTGTTCCAGCCGGCCAACCGCGCCTACGCCGACGTGCGCGAGGAGTGGATGCGTGAGGCGGAGCGCCTGTATCGGCTGCGCCACCCGAACATCGTGTACGTCTTCGACTTCTTCGAGGCCGGTGGGCTCTTCTATCTGGTTCTCGAGCGCTGTGACCACGCCCTCGAGGACATGATTGGCACACCCTTCACGGACCGACTGGTAGTGGAGATGATGCGGCAGCTGCTGTTTGCCGTGCAGTACCTGGCTGACAACGAGCTCGTGCACAACGATCTGCACGCCGGCAACATCCTGGTCGTGCAGGGTGAGAAGCTGACTTGCAAGATCAGCGATCTCGGCATCGCTCAAGAAATGTACGGGCAGCACGCGGTGCGCCCGACGGTCGTGCATCACCGCATCATGGCGCCCGAGGTGCTGGCCAGCGGTTACACGACCAAACAGAGTGACCTGTACCAGCTCGGCATGTTGATGTTTGCGATGCACACCGGAGAGTATCCGATCGAATTTTCCGCGGGTTACGACGAGGTCATGCACCAGATCAAAGAGGGGGCGCCGCGGGCTCGAGCAGCGGCGCTGGGCACGCCGATTGGGCAGATCACCAGCGTCATGCTGCGGCGGCACGAACAGTACCGCTACACCTCGCCGGGTCAGGTCTGGGAGGACCTGCGGCGCCTCGACGTGTGGAGCGACGAACGCGGGCCGCGCAGTCGCCCCGGTGACTGA
- a CDS encoding chloride channel protein, whose product MEADEPPGPQTDTAAESTARPEFQSRVVGLWGRLRRLLRLRRLYFLRAELKFTPTEAQRLVVLTAVIGVVCGLAAVAFHMTIQVFSRYLIDVALAGRGHSWIAWTIVIPVVGSLVCGALLYWVVPNARGSGIPQVKAAFAVQGGRLRMRDAVGKFAISALQIGSGSSLGREGPTVLICASVASTLGRLTGVSPKSLRRLIPVGAAAGIAAAFNAPIAAVTFTIEEVVGNLDQAVLSGVIIAAALAAVIERSVLGEHPVFHVPQNYGLHHASSLLIYAIIGVAAAGVSLLFTESLLGLRARFRRSRIPAWAQPGVGGLVTGVLAAATFGTLGVSGVTGGGYSVLGQALTGQLAVKAMLVLCVMKIVATVSSYASGGAGGIFAPSLFIGGTLGGALGSLDHLLLGHTEPIGAFALVGMGAVFSGVIRAPMTSVLIIVEMTGGYSLILPLMLANMTAYILARRVRPTPIYEALLEQDGTRLRDRVVMDSLEGMTVGQIARQDGAFCSFVPVMPAAKVLELLAGSPAQQVYAVLDASGGVVGVITRDEIDILRAEPALLPLTNVADFMRPPATVRVDDDLRIALDTMVANAVAELVVTDAAGQFVGLINEAAIAKAHLHGQGVEPKPAAVAAVGANGATHT is encoded by the coding sequence GTGGAAGCTGACGAACCTCCGGGACCCCAGACCGACACCGCTGCCGAGAGCACCGCCCGGCCGGAGTTCCAGAGCCGCGTTGTCGGCCTGTGGGGGCGGCTGCGCCGGCTGCTTCGGCTGCGGCGACTGTATTTCTTGCGCGCGGAGCTGAAGTTCACGCCGACCGAGGCCCAGCGTCTGGTGGTGCTAACGGCGGTGATCGGGGTCGTGTGTGGGCTCGCCGCCGTCGCGTTTCACATGACGATTCAGGTTTTCTCTCGCTATCTCATCGATGTCGCGCTGGCCGGCCGCGGACACTCCTGGATCGCGTGGACCATCGTCATCCCGGTAGTCGGCTCGCTGGTGTGCGGAGCGCTGCTCTACTGGGTGGTGCCGAACGCCCGCGGCAGCGGCATCCCGCAGGTCAAGGCGGCCTTCGCCGTGCAAGGGGGGCGCCTGCGCATGCGGGACGCGGTGGGTAAGTTCGCCATCAGCGCGCTGCAGATCGGCTCCGGATCGTCGCTCGGGCGCGAGGGGCCCACTGTGCTCATCTGCGCGAGCGTCGCCAGCACCCTCGGACGCCTGACTGGAGTCTCTCCGAAGAGCCTGCGCCGCCTGATCCCGGTGGGGGCAGCCGCGGGCATCGCGGCGGCGTTCAACGCGCCGATCGCGGCCGTGACCTTCACCATCGAGGAGGTCGTGGGCAATCTCGACCAGGCCGTGCTCTCGGGCGTCATCATTGCCGCGGCGCTCGCCGCGGTCATCGAGCGCAGTGTGCTCGGTGAGCACCCGGTTTTTCACGTGCCGCAGAACTACGGTCTGCACCACGCCTCGTCGCTGCTCATCTACGCCATCATCGGCGTCGCGGCGGCGGGTGTGTCGCTGCTCTTCACGGAGTCACTCTTGGGCCTGCGGGCGCGGTTCCGGCGTTCGCGCATTCCGGCGTGGGCGCAGCCGGGCGTCGGCGGCCTGGTGACGGGCGTCCTCGCGGCGGCGACCTTCGGCACGCTCGGGGTCTCCGGTGTCACCGGCGGTGGGTACTCGGTGCTCGGGCAAGCGCTGACCGGTCAGCTCGCCGTCAAGGCCATGCTCGTGCTGTGTGTGATGAAGATCGTGGCCACGGTCTCCTCGTATGCAAGCGGCGGAGCGGGCGGCATCTTCGCGCCGTCGTTGTTCATCGGTGGGACCTTGGGCGGTGCGCTGGGTTCGCTCGATCACCTGCTGCTCGGGCACACCGAGCCCATCGGCGCGTTTGCGTTGGTGGGCATGGGCGCGGTGTTCTCGGGGGTCATCCGTGCGCCGATGACCTCGGTCTTGATCATCGTGGAGATGACCGGGGGTTACTCCCTGATCCTGCCGCTGATGCTCGCCAACATGACCGCGTACATTCTCGCGCGCCGGGTGCGGCCGACGCCGATCTACGAAGCCCTGCTGGAACAAGATGGCACGCGGCTGCGCGACCGGGTGGTGATGGACTCGCTGGAGGGCATGACCGTCGGGCAGATAGCGCGACAAGACGGCGCGTTTTGCAGCTTTGTTCCCGTGATGCCTGCCGCGAAAGTGCTCGAACTGCTGGCTGGCTCGCCGGCGCAGCAGGTGTACGCGGTGCTGGACGCATCGGGTGGAGTGGTGGGGGTCATCACCCGGGACGAGATCGACATTCTGCGTGCGGAGCCGGCGCTCTTGCCGCTGACCAACGTCGCCGATTTCATGCGGCCGCCGGCCACGGTCCGGGTGGACGACGATCTTCGTATCGCGCTCGACACGATGGTCGCGAATGCCGTGGCCGAGCTGGTCGTGACGGACGCCGCGGGGCAGTTCGTCGGACTGATCAACGAGGCGGCGATCGCAAAAGCTCATCTCCACGGTCAGGGCGTCGAGCCCAAGCCCGCGGCGGTCGCAGCGGTGGGAGCCAACGGGGCGACCCACACCTGA
- the glgC gene encoding glucose-1-phosphate adenylyltransferase, translating to MEKRPHVLGLVLAGGEGRRLAPLTRDRAKPAVPFGATYRLVDFALSNLVNAGYLRIAVLTQYKSHSLDRHIAQTWRMSPLFGNFVMSVPAQMRISKRWFEGSADAIFQNMNLIRDELPDYICVFGADHIYRMDAGQMVEAHVESGAGVTVAGIRVPRNEADRFGVIEPDANGRIKRFREKPSDAEGLPDAPDQIYASMGNYVFSRRTLEAAVIEDAKNAESNHDMGGDIITMLVERGEAAVYDFATNKVPGSTDRDRGYWRDVGTLDSYYDAHLDLISVHPIFNLYNEDWPIHTWYGSLPPAKFVFDQDGRRGMAIDSMVSAGTIIAGGSVHRSILSPGVRVEPGSEISDSVLMHEVKIGAGAIVRRAILDKNVEVPPGARIGVDVEEDRARGFTISDNGIVVVGKGDNVLGRG from the coding sequence ATGGAGAAGCGTCCCCACGTACTCGGCCTCGTACTGGCGGGAGGAGAAGGCCGGCGCCTCGCTCCCCTCACCCGCGATCGCGCCAAGCCCGCCGTGCCCTTCGGCGCGACCTATCGACTCGTTGATTTTGCGCTCTCGAACCTGGTCAACGCCGGCTACCTGCGCATCGCGGTCCTCACCCAATACAAGAGCCACAGCCTCGACCGCCACATCGCCCAGACCTGGCGCATGTCGCCGTTGTTCGGCAACTTCGTGATGAGCGTTCCGGCGCAGATGCGCATCTCGAAGCGCTGGTTCGAGGGCTCCGCCGACGCCATTTTTCAGAACATGAACCTGATCCGCGACGAGCTCCCAGACTACATCTGTGTGTTCGGCGCCGACCACATCTACCGCATGGACGCCGGGCAGATGGTCGAGGCGCACGTGGAATCCGGCGCCGGCGTCACCGTCGCGGGGATCCGCGTCCCGCGTAACGAGGCCGACCGCTTCGGAGTGATCGAGCCGGACGCAAACGGTCGCATCAAGCGCTTTCGCGAGAAGCCGTCGGACGCCGAGGGGCTGCCCGACGCGCCGGACCAGATCTACGCCTCGATGGGCAACTACGTGTTCTCGCGCCGCACCCTGGAGGCGGCCGTGATCGAGGACGCCAAGAACGCCGAGAGCAACCACGACATGGGCGGCGACATCATCACCATGCTGGTCGAGCGCGGCGAAGCCGCGGTCTACGATTTTGCGACGAACAAGGTGCCTGGATCCACCGACCGCGACCGAGGTTACTGGCGCGACGTCGGGACCCTCGACAGCTATTACGACGCACACCTCGATCTGATCAGCGTCCACCCGATCTTCAACCTGTACAACGAAGACTGGCCCATCCACACCTGGTACGGCTCGCTGCCCCCGGCGAAGTTCGTGTTCGATCAGGACGGTCGCCGCGGCATGGCCATCGACAGCATGGTCAGCGCCGGCACCATCATCGCCGGCGGCTCCGTGCACCGCAGCATTCTGTCGCCAGGGGTGCGCGTCGAACCCGGTTCGGAGATCTCCGACAGTGTGCTGATGCACGAGGTCAAGATCGGCGCCGGCGCCATCGTACGCCGAGCGATCCTGGACAAAAACGTCGAGGTTCCGCCCGGTGCGCGGATCGGCGTGGACGTCGAGGAGGATCGAGCGCGGGGTTTCACCATCAGCGACAACGGCATCGTGGTCGTGGGCAAGGGCGACAACGTGTTGGGCCGGGGCTGA
- the glgA gene encoding glycogen synthase — MSPLRAALVTREYPPEVYGGAGVHVEYLARELRKLLDLKVHCFGGARHAASVEAYSAWNALAGPEPHMAALRTLSTDLAVARALEGAQLVHSHTWYANFAGHLAKLLYSIPHVMTSHSLEPLRPWKEEQLGGGYRLSCFIERTAIEAADAVIAVSNGMKADILAGYPAVQPERVHVIYNGIDPNEYQPTTGTDVLARFGIDPAQPYAVFVGRVTRQKGVVHLLRAARHFEPGTTLVLCAGEPDTPEIAAEVKGLVAELEARDEPVIWIEQKLARQEVIQILSHARVFVCPSVYEPFGIVNVEAMACGVPVVASAVGGIPEIVVDGETGFLVPFEAAPGSSAGPKDPEAFARALAVKVNALVAGTERARTMGSAGRRRALAEFSWTEVAKRTAELYFSLTER, encoded by the coding sequence TTGTCCCCACTCCGGGCCGCGCTCGTCACGCGAGAATACCCGCCGGAGGTCTACGGCGGCGCCGGAGTGCACGTCGAATACCTGGCGCGGGAGCTGCGGAAGCTCCTGGACTTGAAGGTTCACTGTTTCGGCGGCGCGCGTCACGCAGCCTCCGTCGAGGCCTACAGCGCGTGGAACGCCCTCGCTGGCCCCGAGCCGCACATGGCGGCCCTACGCACCCTCTCGACCGATCTTGCCGTGGCCCGCGCCCTCGAAGGCGCGCAGCTCGTGCACAGCCACACCTGGTACGCGAATTTCGCGGGGCACCTCGCCAAGCTGCTCTACTCCATCCCCCACGTGATGACCTCCCACAGCCTCGAGCCGCTCCGGCCCTGGAAAGAGGAGCAGCTCGGCGGGGGGTATCGGCTGTCGTGTTTCATCGAGCGCACGGCGATCGAGGCGGCCGATGCGGTGATCGCCGTGTCGAACGGCATGAAGGCGGACATCCTCGCCGGCTACCCGGCAGTGCAACCGGAGCGTGTGCACGTCATCTACAACGGCATCGACCCGAACGAATACCAACCCACGACCGGAACCGACGTGCTCGCGCGTTTTGGTATCGACCCCGCCCAGCCCTACGCCGTGTTCGTCGGTCGGGTGACGAGGCAGAAGGGCGTCGTGCATCTGCTGCGCGCGGCTCGCCACTTCGAACCGGGCACCACGCTGGTGCTGTGCGCCGGGGAGCCGGACACGCCGGAGATCGCGGCCGAGGTGAAGGGGCTCGTGGCAGAGCTCGAAGCACGGGACGAACCTGTGATCTGGATCGAGCAGAAGTTGGCTCGCCAGGAGGTGATCCAGATCTTGTCTCACGCCCGGGTGTTCGTGTGTCCGAGTGTCTACGAGCCGTTTGGCATCGTGAACGTCGAAGCCATGGCCTGTGGTGTGCCGGTCGTTGCGTCGGCGGTCGGGGGTATCCCGGAGATCGTCGTGGACGGCGAGACCGGGTTCTTGGTCCCCTTCGAGGCCGCCCCTGGGTCCTCGGCCGGTCCGAAGGACCCCGAAGCTTTCGCACGCGCGCTGGCGGTCAAGGTCAATGCGCTCGTCGCGGGCACCGAGCGCGCCCGCACGATGGGTAGCGCTGGCCGCAGGCGCGCCCTCGCGGAGTTCAGCTGGACCGAGGTCGCGAAACGCACCGCCGAGCTCTATTTCTCGCTGACCGAGCGCTGA
- a CDS encoding diguanylate cyclase, giving the protein MDLFDEPSEDERTAVVHLGDLKRSSLPAKPDRHILVRMDSANVGQVFPLDSQEFSLGRHTQSTIVLTDDGVSRKHARVVRDGERYVLEDLGSANGTFLRGTKIDRHPLKDGDVFQLGPTVMFRYTYTDASQERMLNKLYEASVRDSLTGCYNREHFEERLKVEVAYARRHNTVVSLVMFDLDHFKKINDTYGHPAGDAALIYVSERVSGGLRTEDVFARYGGEEFAVILRGIDLEGSRKVGDRMRSIVAATPVKFEDKTFVVTMSVGCSTLADCPDPSTTALVAIADRRLYAAKHGGRNRVVAEG; this is encoded by the coding sequence ATGGACCTGTTCGATGAGCCGTCGGAGGACGAGCGGACGGCGGTCGTCCACCTCGGCGACCTGAAGCGTTCTTCACTGCCCGCCAAGCCCGATCGACACATCCTGGTGCGCATGGACAGCGCCAACGTCGGCCAGGTCTTTCCGCTCGACTCTCAGGAGTTCTCCCTGGGCCGCCACACCCAGTCCACCATCGTGCTCACCGACGACGGCGTCAGCCGCAAACACGCCCGCGTCGTGCGCGATGGTGAGCGCTACGTGCTGGAAGACCTGGGCAGCGCCAACGGCACGTTCCTCCGCGGCACCAAGATCGACCGCCACCCGCTGAAGGACGGCGACGTGTTCCAGCTCGGCCCGACGGTGATGTTCCGCTACACGTACACGGACGCGAGCCAAGAGCGCATGCTCAACAAGCTCTACGAGGCGTCGGTGCGCGACTCGCTGACGGGCTGTTACAACCGTGAGCACTTCGAGGAGCGGCTCAAGGTCGAGGTGGCCTACGCTCGCCGCCACAACACCGTGGTGTCGCTCGTGATGTTCGACCTCGACCACTTCAAGAAGATCAACGACACCTATGGGCACCCCGCCGGCGACGCCGCGCTCATCTACGTGTCGGAGCGGGTCAGCGGAGGGCTGCGTACCGAGGACGTTTTTGCCCGCTACGGCGGCGAAGAGTTCGCGGTCATCTTGCGCGGCATCGACCTCGAGGGCTCGCGCAAGGTCGGTGACCGCATGCGCTCCATCGTCGCCGCCACGCCGGTGAAGTTCGAGGACAAGACCTTCGTGGTGACGATGAGCGTCGGCTGCTCGACCCTGGCCGATTGCCCCGATCCTTCCACGACCGCGCTGGTCGCCATCGCCGATCGGCGGCTCTACGCCGCCAAACACGGCGGTCGCAACCGGGTCGTCGCCGAGGGCTGA
- a CDS encoding NupC/NupG family nucleoside CNT transporter, translated as MQERLISAFGILVMMALAFALCPGDRRRQVSIRTVGWGLVLLIGFAFLVLRTPVNKGFAWANDAVEGLLGFSRKGAEFVFGSLVSDPKSFGFIFAFQVLPTILFFSSLMAVLYHLRVMPLVIRKTAHLLARFLGTSGAETFSTVADVFVGQTEAPLVIRPYIARLTQSELMACMVAGFATTAGGVLAAYVAMLNSFVPGIAGHLIACSVMSAPASLVVSKLMLPETETPETLDHAPKELPSENVNVLDAIASGATDGIKLAVNVGAMLIVFLAFTAMVNAFLGWLGLHALGRPLSLEQLLGWLFSPLAWVMGVPSADVTKVGSLLGQKTVLNEFVAYTNMSTALKSDPAWLSERGRLIASYALCGFANFGSIGIQIGGYSGLAPERRHDLSRLALRAMIGGLLTTCMVACVAGVLL; from the coding sequence ATGCAAGAGCGGCTGATCAGTGCCTTCGGGATCCTGGTGATGATGGCCCTCGCATTCGCCCTTTGTCCCGGGGACCGGCGCCGCCAGGTCAGTATCCGGACCGTTGGCTGGGGTCTGGTGCTGCTGATCGGTTTTGCGTTCTTGGTGCTCCGGACGCCGGTCAACAAGGGATTTGCCTGGGCCAACGACGCGGTCGAGGGGTTGCTCGGCTTCAGTCGCAAGGGCGCCGAGTTCGTGTTCGGCAGCCTGGTGTCGGATCCGAAGAGCTTCGGTTTCATCTTCGCGTTCCAGGTGCTGCCGACCATCCTGTTCTTTTCGTCGCTGATGGCGGTGCTCTACCACCTGCGCGTGATGCCGCTGGTGATCCGCAAGACCGCACATCTCTTGGCTCGGTTCCTCGGCACGAGTGGGGCCGAGACGTTCTCCACCGTGGCCGACGTGTTCGTGGGGCAGACCGAGGCCCCCTTGGTGATCCGCCCTTACATCGCGCGCCTGACGCAGTCGGAGCTGATGGCCTGCATGGTGGCCGGCTTCGCCACGACCGCGGGCGGAGTGCTGGCGGCGTACGTGGCCATGCTGAACAGCTTCGTCCCCGGCATCGCGGGGCACCTGATCGCCTGCAGCGTGATGAGCGCGCCGGCCTCGCTGGTCGTGTCCAAGCTCATGCTGCCGGAGACCGAGACGCCGGAGACCTTGGATCACGCCCCGAAGGAGCTGCCCAGCGAGAACGTCAACGTGCTCGACGCGATCGCCTCGGGAGCCACCGACGGTATCAAGCTCGCGGTCAACGTGGGCGCGATGCTGATCGTGTTCCTGGCCTTCACGGCCATGGTAAATGCCTTCCTGGGCTGGCTCGGCCTTCATGCGTTGGGGCGTCCGCTGTCGCTGGAGCAGCTGCTCGGCTGGCTGTTTTCGCCGCTGGCGTGGGTGATGGGGGTGCCGAGCGCAGACGTGACCAAGGTCGGCAGCCTGCTCGGTCAAAAAACCGTCCTGAACGAGTTCGTCGCTTACACGAACATGTCGACCGCCTTGAAGAGCGATCCGGCGTGGCTGAGTGAGCGCGGCCGGCTGATCGCCTCCTACGCCCTGTGTGGCTTCGCCAACTTCGGCAGCATCGGTATCCAGATTGGCGGCTACAGCGGGCTCGCCCCCGAACGCCGCCACGACCTGTCGCGGCTGGCCCTGCGCGCGATGATCGGCGGCCTCTTGACCACCTGCATGGTGGCCTGTGTGGCCGGCGTGCTGCTGTGA